Proteins encoded by one window of Crassostrea angulata isolate pt1a10 chromosome 9, ASM2561291v2, whole genome shotgun sequence:
- the LOC128163280 gene encoding uncharacterized protein LOC128163280 — MEILSEGKFTPMRFTLNTPLEDVQQSTKDYVTRKAKEVIHYALECIAPQQEEELMQLVCRKYFKAESDGIDIIPDVLTEALIKAYNDANGHQCQIQILSLVVNNFSKTELCKMVHGLTKYKIDCARKYASLNGPGQIIDPPKVTRVRLSRCQIQHFIEFLYSPSICQVVGYGSKTLHLSSGLQIKIPKMIRTMIASRIINAYEVLCTDNEIKMPSRATLYKIIKVCSASQRKSLKGLDSYTTDGMEAMDLLQKILHRLQENGLSRDKTKELSEKLLDINQHLKFDLKMHLAQSSTSIDHCLTYALSDEKTAEFTSDCDHLHNQNCINCRSIPKVMDEIASCLSAANLATDLQKELAHDFEQSRKNIHEWKAHIVRAVNQDMSKSNIIENLKSNQALLIMDWAMKFLPQSFRESQQNWFGKQGLSWHVACAVFLDHSANVENQENKFHLVSFVHVLQGGSQGWISVAMILQDVLEKLKCLNQHLSEVYLKSDNAGCYHSMPLMSYIWKNYDLLQLKVKEYNFSEVQSGKDLCDSRTGTCRMHILKYANEGNNVENAHQLKKALESYGGVKNTFISLVDINTENPPVLSGNIKNFKISQMNNFVFEEEGIRVFKAYGVGHGHFIPKSTLEKISSNFAFDETRIEVIEDSTTMPATHLQAAQLRLPFGSSDAEDSGDLSCTEPGCIQTFRKPSTLEKHLAVGNHLYHSLNGSADVAMELWAEKCSDSVFYNQSHLIQSSLISSKDNQVHTCVSNLKTGWALKLDRKFVRFSLGVKKFVKDIFDDGEKTGKKANPVSVSLQIRNERDEYGNHIFSPNDWISSQQVRSLFAQFQIKLTKESTDREKRPKLKLTLKSEEDEDLNEVISDLNAMEAFNTVNSVTDICQL; from the exons ATGGAAATTCTCTCTGAAGGCAAATTTACTCCAATGCGATTTACCTTAAACACACCATTGGAAGATGTTCAACAGTCTACAAAGGATTATGTGACTCGAAAAGCCAAAGAAGTAATTCACTATGCTTTAGAATGCATTGCACCACAGCAGGAGGAAGAATTAATGCAACTGGTGTGTAGAAAATACTTCAAGGCGGAGTCGGATGGTATTGATATTATACCTGATGTTTTAACAGAAGCTCTTATCAAAGCCTACAATGATGCTAATGGACATCAATGCCAAATCCAAATACTCTCCCTGgttgtaaacaatttttcaaagacTGAACTTTGTAAAATGGTGCATGGCCTAACAAAGTATAAAATTGACTGTGCAAGAAAATACGCTTCCTTGAATGGACCAGGTCAGATTATTGATCCTCCAAAGGTTACCCGTGTTAGACTTTCGAGATGTCAAATACagcattttattgaatttttgtaCAGTCCATCAATTTGTCAAGTGGTTGGATATGGTTCCAAGACTCTTCATTTATCATCTggattacaaataaaaattccaaaaatgatTCGAACAATGATTGCCTCAAGAATTATCAATGCCTATGAAGTGCTCTGCACAGACAATGAGATAAAAATGCCATCTAGGGCAACGTTGTACAAGATCATAAAAGTATGCTCGGCCTCGCAGAGGAAATCTTTGAAAGGTCTTGACAGTTATACAACAGATGGAATGGAAGCAATGGATTTGCTCCAGAAGATACTACACAGACTGCAAGAAAACGGACTTTCAAGAGACAAAACGAAAGAGTTATCAGAAAAGCTTCTGGATATAAACCAGCACctgaaatttgatttgaaaatgcaTCTCGCACAGTCCAGTACTAGTATCGACCACTGCCTAACATATGCATTGTCTGATGAAAAGACAGCAGAATTTACATCGGATTGTGATCATCTCCACAATCAGAACTGCATAAACTGTAGAAGTATTCCAAAAGTTATGGATGAAATTGCAAGTTGTTTATCAGCGGCTAATCTAGCAACTGATCTGCAGAAGGAATTGGCACATGATTTTGAACAGTCAAGAAAAAACATACATGAATGGAAGGCCCATATTGTACGAGCTGTGAACCAGGATATGAGTAAAAGCAACATCATTGAAAACTTAAAGAGTAACCAAGCACTGCTGATAATGGATTGGGCAATGAAATTCCTGCCTCAAAGTTTTCGGGAATCGCAGCAAAACTGGTTTGGGAAACAGGGTTTGAGTTGGCATGTTGCATGTGCAGTTTTTCTAGATCATAGTGCCAATGTAGAGAATCAGGAGAACAAATTTCACCTCGTGTCATTTGTACACGTATTACAAGGAGGAAGTCAAGGTTGGATCTCAGTAGCTATGATTCTTCAAGATGTTCTAGAAAAACTGAAATGCCTTAATCAGCATCTTTCCGAAGTTTATTTAAAATCCGACAATGCAGGATGCTATCACAGCATGCCACTTATGTCCTACATTTGGAAGAATTATGACTTGCTACAGCTCAAAGTAAAAGAGTATAATTTCAGTGAAGTTCAGAGTGGCAAAGATCTGTGTGATTCAAGAACTGGTACATGTCGCATGCATATTTTAAAGTATGCAAATGAAGGTAACAATGTGGAAAATGCACATCAACTGAAAAAAGCCTTAGAGAGTTATGGGGGAGTTAAGAACACATTCATTTCACTGGTTGATATCAATACAGAAAATCCTCCTGTATTGTCAGGAAACATTAAAAACTTCAAGATTAGTCAGATGAACAATTTTGTGTTTGAAGAAGAAGGCATCAGAGTGTTTAAAGCTTATGGTGTTGGTCATGGACACTTTATCCCCAAGAGCACTCTTGAAAAGATATCAAGTAACTTTGCCTTTGATGAGACCAGAATtgag gtcATAGAAGATTCTACAACCATGCCAGCGACACATTTACAAGCAGCACAGTTGAGGCTACCGTTTGGATCTTCAGATGCTGAAGACAGTGGAGACCTGAGCTGCACTGAACCAGGCTGTATTCAAACCTTCAGGAAACCATCTACTTTAGAAAAGCACCTTGCTGTTGGAAATCATTTATACCACAGTTTAAATGGAAGTGCCGATGTTGCCATGGAGTTGTGGGCAGAAAAGTGTTCGGATTCTGTGTTTTATAACCAGTCTCACCTCATCCAATCTTCATTGATTTCAAGTAAAGACAATCAGGTACATACCTGTGtatcaaatttgaaaacagGATGGGCTCTGAAGTTGGACAGAAAATTTGTTAGATTTTCATTGGGTGTAAAAAAGTTCGTGAAAGACATTTTTGATGATGGTGAAAAAACTGGAAAAAAGGCAAACCCTGTGTCTGTTTCATTACAAATTCGTAATGAACGGGATGAATATGGCAACCACATATTCAGTCCAAATGACTGGATTTCCTCTCAGCAAGTTCGCAGTCTCTTTGCCCAGTTTCAGATAAAACTGACTAAAGAGAGCACAGACAGAGAGAAGAGACCAAAGTTAAAACTCACTCTTAAATCTGAGGAGGATGAAGATTTAAATGAGGTTATTAGTGATCTGAATGCCATGGAGGCATTCAACACAGTTAATTCTGTTACTGATATATGTCAGCTATGA